A region from the Riemerella anatipestifer genome encodes:
- a CDS encoding metal-dependent transcriptional regulator, with protein sequence MNSLTEENYLKALFHLKTDNNEVTVNELSKFLNIKMPSVNSMMKKFAQKNWVITESYKPIILTEIGQKEAALVIRKHRLTEMFLVEKMGFGWENVHKIAEELEHIHSEEFFDKMDELLNYPKVDPHGEPIPDKEGNIIEQNLKKLSECTEGSKVTLAAVTVDTKDFLSFLNDKQLNLGSQLAVNKKEKFDASMMVTINGISHSFSKVVCDALLVKLD encoded by the coding sequence ATGAACTCTCTTACAGAAGAAAATTACCTAAAGGCTTTATTTCATCTAAAGACTGATAACAACGAGGTTACAGTAAACGAACTCAGCAAATTTTTGAACATTAAAATGCCGAGTGTTAATAGTATGATGAAAAAATTCGCTCAAAAGAACTGGGTGATTACCGAAAGTTACAAACCCATTATCCTTACCGAAATTGGACAAAAAGAAGCAGCGTTAGTGATTAGAAAACATAGGCTTACAGAGATGTTTTTGGTAGAAAAAATGGGCTTCGGTTGGGAAAATGTGCACAAAATAGCCGAGGAGCTAGAACATATACACTCCGAAGAGTTTTTTGATAAAATGGACGAGTTGCTTAATTACCCTAAGGTAGATCCTCACGGAGAACCTATCCCCGACAAAGAGGGCAATATTATTGAACAAAATCTAAAGAAACTCAGCGAATGTACCGAAGGCTCTAAGGTAACACTAGCCGCTGTAACTGTAGATACCAAAGATTTCCTTAGCTTTTTGAATGATAAACAACTCAATTTAGGAAGCCAACTTGCAGTAAACAAAAAAGAAAAATTTGACGCTTCTATGATGGTTACTATAAACGGTATTTCCCACTCTTTCAGCAAGGTAGTTTGTGATGCTCTTTTAGTAAAGCTAGATTAA
- a CDS encoding magnesium transporter CorA family protein, which produces MPIDTIFESDLCKWIDVTAPTKEDLDSLHHQFHINKLHLDDTVDPSHLPKFEEVEGVKFFLTRENVELQRKNLNGINDVSTKLGIFIIEKIIITIHRTDNKSILEIKEDLNKNPDKYKKYSPDKLALILGLKIMKSFDDESKKLIEIIDKLETEIFMQNSPQLNPIKKLYKIKRKAGLNARVLNMSSDWIGAFKKLNLKDIEIADLVDKQKDVMSDFDHISAQITNLISVYIALSDQKANQVMKLLAMYSVYFLPITFIAGLYGMNFEFMPELHHKYGYFATLGVMLSIIIATFIYFKKKKF; this is translated from the coding sequence ATGCCTATAGATACTATTTTTGAAAGCGACCTCTGTAAGTGGATTGATGTTACAGCTCCTACTAAAGAAGATTTAGACTCCCTGCATCATCAGTTTCATATCAATAAGTTACACTTAGATGATACTGTAGACCCGAGTCATCTTCCTAAATTTGAAGAAGTAGAAGGCGTAAAATTTTTCTTAACTAGAGAAAATGTAGAACTTCAAAGAAAAAACTTAAATGGCATCAATGATGTAAGTACTAAATTAGGCATATTTATCATAGAAAAAATAATTATCACTATACATAGAACTGATAATAAGAGTATTCTAGAAATTAAAGAAGACCTTAACAAAAATCCTGATAAATACAAGAAATATTCTCCAGATAAGTTAGCTCTAATCTTAGGACTCAAGATAATGAAATCCTTTGATGACGAAAGTAAAAAACTTATAGAGATTATTGACAAGTTAGAGACTGAGATTTTTATGCAAAATAGCCCTCAGCTCAACCCTATAAAAAAACTCTACAAAATTAAAAGAAAGGCAGGGCTTAATGCTAGAGTACTTAACATGTCTTCAGATTGGATAGGTGCTTTTAAGAAACTTAATCTAAAAGACATTGAAATAGCAGACCTTGTAGATAAACAAAAAGATGTGATGTCCGATTTTGACCATATTAGTGCTCAGATTACCAACCTCATTTCGGTCTACATTGCCTTATCTGACCAAAAAGCCAACCAAGTAATGAAGCTATTAGCAATGTACTCGGTCTATTTTTTACCAATTACCTTTATCGCTGGACTTTACGGAATGAACTTTGAATTTATGCCAGAGCTTCATCATAAATATGGTTATTTTGCAACTTTAGGTGTAATGCTAAGCATTATTATAGCCACATTCATTTATTTTAAAAAGAAAAAGTTTTAG
- the dapA gene encoding 4-hydroxy-tetrahydrodipicolinate synthase, with protein MKNLSGLGVALVTPFNEDLSIDFDALTKLIEYNIANGTDFFVVLGTTAETATLSKEEKEAVIQHIVKVNNKRLPLVLGIGGNNTLAVKKEIEQTNLDDFEAILSVSPYYNKPNQEGLYQHYKALAETGKNIIIYNVPGRTGQNIEAETTLRLAKEFPNLFMIKEAAPNLTQYFDILRKKPTNFSLMSGDDEYTLPVTLAGGDGVISVIGQAYPKEFSEMIKLAKNDKVKEAYAIHNQLVEITRLIFAEGNPVGIKAVLAHKGIIKNHLRLPLVKASESLQQKINSEVDRLNSVFK; from the coding sequence ATGAAAAATTTATCAGGTCTAGGGGTTGCTTTAGTAACTCCTTTTAACGAAGATTTATCTATCGATTTTGATGCTCTTACAAAGCTCATAGAATACAACATAGCTAACGGAACAGATTTTTTCGTAGTTCTTGGTACAACTGCAGAAACAGCTACTCTCTCCAAAGAAGAAAAAGAAGCTGTTATACAACACATTGTTAAAGTTAACAATAAAAGACTTCCTTTAGTTCTAGGTATTGGTGGCAACAATACTTTAGCCGTAAAAAAAGAAATCGAACAAACTAATCTTGATGATTTTGAGGCTATTTTATCAGTTTCTCCTTACTATAATAAACCTAACCAAGAAGGGCTTTATCAGCACTATAAGGCTTTGGCAGAAACAGGTAAAAACATCATTATTTATAATGTACCAGGGAGAACAGGACAAAATATAGAAGCTGAAACTACACTACGATTGGCTAAGGAGTTTCCTAACCTATTTATGATAAAAGAAGCTGCTCCTAACCTTACGCAGTACTTTGATATTTTAAGAAAAAAGCCTACAAATTTCTCGCTAATGTCTGGTGATGACGAGTACACTCTTCCTGTAACACTCGCTGGAGGTGATGGAGTAATCTCAGTAATTGGACAAGCCTACCCTAAAGAATTTTCTGAGATGATAAAACTCGCAAAAAATGACAAAGTAAAAGAGGCTTATGCCATCCATAATCAACTGGTGGAAATCACACGCCTTATTTTTGCTGAGGGTAATCCTGTTGGTATCAAAGCTGTTTTAGCACATAAAGGCATCATTAAAAATCACCTTAGATTACCTTTAGTTAAAGCTTCAGAAAGTCTACAACAAAAAATAAATTCAGAGGTTGACAGACTAAACTCTGTTTTTAAATAA
- a CDS encoding SusC/RagA family TonB-linked outer membrane protein: MKNYSVLKIAPAFLLAGAMLQAQKVDSTKTKSIDEVVLIGYGKKKKSDLTGSVTAISSKDFNDGMLSSPEQLIQGKAAGVQITTNGGAPGSGSTIRVRSGASLNASNDPLIVIDGMPLDTKGIDGAANPLALINPNDIESFNILKDASAAAIYGNRASNGVIIITTKKGTRGKFRVGYNSTTSVSQRFGTVNMMDANEFRTLVKDKASADYISKLGNASTNWQEAFYQLATGFDNNLTLSGGIGKVPFRLSLGYLNQDGIIRTNNIERSTAGLNLNPKLFNNHLDINFNLKGTYVENRFTDGEAINAAASFDPTQNIYDASNQAMGGYWEWMDNGIPNQNATRNPLSMLYQRRDVSYVKRLLGNVQFDYKFHFLPELRANLNLGLDLSNSNGTVTTLPTLASSYFQKGTNRNYEQEKKNRLLEFYLNYSKKLPSIESDIDVMAGYSYQKWNETKPFAPTIYGDGTNDPASGVDFFTQNLLLSYYTRLNYTFKNRYLLTASVRRDGSSRFNSNNRWGYFPSVSLAWRIDQESFLKGNTTISTFKLRGGWGVTGQQDISGDYPYLAVYSISNSGANYLFGGVPYTLYRPEGYDPNIRWETTRTTNIGLDFGILKDRLLFNVDAYKRYTVDLLSEAPTPGGANFTNLLLSNIGNMESKGLEIGALWKAIQNENFSWDISANATFQDAKITNLAANEGAGQRVLVGGISGITGGLIQTHSVGYRPNSFYVYQQKYDASGRPIEGEYVDRNGDGIINEQDMYEHKSSMPKALFAFTSRMTYKNWDMGFALRASLGNYVYNNANARYGNLQNIGTNGYLQNVTRDYLNTGFTKAQYFSDYYVENASFLRMDNINIGYNFPQFIGNARLRVNASVNNVFVITKYSGVDPEVFNGIDNNFYQRPRVYSLGFNLQF; encoded by the coding sequence ATGAAAAACTATTCAGTATTAAAGATTGCTCCAGCTTTTCTACTAGCGGGAGCGATGCTACAAGCACAAAAGGTAGATTCTACCAAAACCAAAAGTATAGATGAGGTAGTGCTTATAGGTTACGGAAAGAAGAAAAAATCAGATCTTACAGGTTCTGTAACGGCAATTTCTTCTAAAGATTTTAATGATGGTATGTTGTCTTCGCCAGAACAGCTTATTCAAGGTAAAGCGGCAGGTGTACAGATTACAACTAATGGTGGTGCTCCTGGTAGTGGCTCTACAATTAGAGTAAGAAGTGGAGCGTCTCTTAATGCATCTAATGACCCACTTATCGTTATAGACGGAATGCCATTAGATACCAAAGGAATTGATGGAGCCGCTAACCCATTAGCCCTTATTAACCCTAACGATATAGAATCTTTTAACATTCTTAAAGATGCTTCTGCAGCGGCTATCTATGGTAATAGAGCTTCTAATGGGGTTATCATCATTACCACTAAGAAGGGAACTAGAGGAAAATTTAGAGTAGGCTATAATTCCACAACATCTGTTTCTCAGAGATTTGGAACGGTGAATATGATGGATGCTAACGAATTCAGAACTTTAGTAAAAGATAAAGCATCAGCGGATTATATTTCTAAATTAGGTAATGCAAGTACCAATTGGCAAGAAGCCTTTTATCAATTAGCGACAGGTTTTGATAATAATTTAACGCTATCTGGAGGAATTGGTAAAGTACCATTTAGACTATCTTTAGGATACCTTAACCAAGATGGTATTATTAGAACTAATAATATAGAAAGAAGCACTGCAGGTTTAAACTTAAATCCAAAATTATTTAATAATCATTTGGATATTAATTTTAACTTAAAAGGGACTTATGTAGAAAATAGGTTTACTGATGGAGAAGCTATCAATGCAGCTGCGTCTTTTGATCCAACACAAAATATTTACGATGCTTCTAATCAAGCGATGGGCGGTTATTGGGAATGGATGGATAATGGAATACCTAACCAAAATGCAACCAGAAACCCTCTTTCTATGCTTTACCAAAGAAGAGATGTTTCTTATGTAAAAAGACTCTTGGGGAATGTTCAATTTGATTATAAATTCCATTTCTTACCAGAGCTAAGAGCTAACTTAAATTTAGGTCTAGACCTATCTAATTCCAACGGAACAGTTACTACTTTACCTACATTAGCTTCATCATACTTCCAAAAAGGAACAAATAGAAACTATGAGCAAGAAAAGAAAAATAGGCTTTTAGAATTTTATCTAAACTATTCTAAAAAACTACCTTCTATAGAGTCTGATATTGATGTAATGGCGGGGTATTCTTACCAAAAATGGAATGAAACTAAACCTTTTGCACCTACAATCTATGGAGATGGAACTAATGATCCTGCAAGTGGTGTGGATTTCTTTACGCAAAACTTATTACTCTCTTACTATACTAGATTAAACTATACATTCAAAAATAGATACTTACTAACGGCTTCTGTGCGTAGAGATGGTTCTTCTAGGTTTAATAGTAATAATAGATGGGGCTATTTTCCATCTGTATCATTAGCGTGGAGAATTGATCAAGAAAGCTTCCTTAAAGGTAACACTACAATCTCTACTTTTAAACTGAGAGGGGGTTGGGGAGTAACTGGTCAACAAGATATTTCAGGTGATTATCCTTATTTGGCAGTATATAGTATCTCTAACTCTGGAGCTAATTATCTTTTTGGAGGTGTACCTTACACTCTTTATCGTCCAGAAGGCTATGACCCAAATATCAGATGGGAAACTACAAGAACTACCAATATAGGATTAGACTTTGGTATCTTAAAAGATAGATTACTATTTAATGTAGATGCTTACAAGAGATATACAGTAGATTTACTAAGTGAGGCTCCAACCCCAGGAGGTGCTAATTTTACCAATTTACTTTTATCAAACATAGGAAATATGGAATCTAAAGGGCTTGAAATTGGTGCATTGTGGAAGGCTATTCAAAACGAAAATTTCTCTTGGGATATTTCCGCTAATGCAACATTCCAAGATGCTAAAATTACCAATTTAGCAGCTAATGAAGGAGCAGGTCAAAGAGTGCTTGTTGGTGGTATATCAGGTATTACAGGTGGTTTGATACAAACACATTCTGTAGGTTATAGACCAAATTCTTTCTATGTTTATCAGCAGAAATATGACGCTAGCGGGAGACCAATAGAAGGCGAATATGTAGATAGAAATGGAGATGGTATTATAAACGAGCAAGATATGTACGAACATAAGTCGTCTATGCCAAAAGCCTTGTTTGCATTTACATCTAGAATGACTTATAAAAATTGGGATATGGGATTTGCTCTTAGAGCTAGTTTAGGTAACTATGTTTATAATAATGCTAACGCTAGATACGGAAATCTACAAAACATAGGAACTAATGGCTATCTACAAAATGTGACTAGAGACTATCTTAATACAGGGTTTACTAAGGCTCAATATTTTTCAGACTATTATGTAGAAAATGCTTCATTCCTAAGAATGGATA